In Halobaculum sp. XH14, a single genomic region encodes these proteins:
- a CDS encoding GMC family oxidoreductase, with protein sequence MRESTDGDDPAASADADRTPSGRVDVCVVGSGPAGALVAHRLTGAGHDVVVLEAGERFDGDRTERMERDIRPAYGPDSVWEMGGERDAYTTGGDRHYPLNAARVKGVGGSTLHWQGMVMRLHESDFRRRTRDGVAADWPIDYEDLRPYYAAAEGALGVSGAADNPFAPPREEPYDLPAFPPSYSDSLFAEACERLGVATHSVPNARLSESRGDDSACVGYGTCKPVCPSGAKYSAERHVERAEEAGARLLTRVPVQRLEHDESGDRVEAAVYATPDGTEHRQEARQFVVACGGVETARLLLLSESARHPDGLANSSGLVGRYFMDHLFAGAGGVLDEPTRQNHVGFLTSESHQFYDRPGAGASGTAGSIPPADGDLGPIKLEFLNYAGPSPVEMALSAEEWGDDLLGTLRDSYGTHVAMGGLVGQLPRAENRIELDPSRTDDHGNPVPKIRWSLDDRTRRTLERANEIQHAVLSELGVDVRWTVGPDSTGPAFHHMGTTRMGTDPDGSVVTPRLRTHDLENCWLPSSGAFVTSGAMNPTLTIAALALRVADDLDAELS encoded by the coding sequence ATGCGTGAGTCAACGGACGGTGACGACCCGGCCGCGTCCGCCGACGCCGACCGGACGCCGAGCGGGCGCGTGGACGTCTGCGTCGTCGGCAGCGGCCCCGCGGGCGCGCTCGTCGCACACCGGCTCACCGGGGCGGGCCACGACGTCGTCGTGCTCGAGGCCGGCGAACGATTCGATGGCGACAGAACCGAGCGGATGGAGCGCGACATCAGGCCGGCGTACGGACCCGACTCCGTCTGGGAGATGGGCGGCGAGCGCGACGCGTACACGACCGGCGGGGACCGGCACTACCCGCTGAACGCCGCCCGGGTGAAGGGCGTCGGCGGGTCGACGCTCCACTGGCAGGGGATGGTGATGCGGCTCCACGAGTCGGACTTCAGACGGCGGACGCGCGACGGCGTCGCCGCCGACTGGCCCATCGACTACGAGGACCTGCGGCCGTACTACGCGGCCGCGGAGGGGGCGCTCGGCGTCTCGGGCGCGGCCGACAACCCGTTCGCGCCGCCGCGCGAGGAGCCGTACGACCTGCCCGCGTTCCCGCCGTCCTACAGCGACTCGCTGTTCGCCGAGGCGTGCGAGCGGCTGGGGGTGGCGACACACTCGGTGCCGAACGCCCGGCTCTCCGAGTCGCGGGGGGACGACTCGGCCTGCGTCGGCTACGGAACCTGCAAACCGGTCTGTCCCTCGGGGGCGAAGTACAGCGCCGAGCGCCACGTCGAGCGGGCGGAGGAGGCCGGCGCGCGGTTGCTGACCCGGGTGCCCGTCCAGCGGCTCGAACACGACGAGTCCGGCGACCGCGTCGAAGCGGCGGTGTACGCGACGCCGGACGGGACGGAGCATCGGCAGGAGGCCCGCCAGTTCGTCGTCGCCTGCGGCGGGGTGGAGACGGCGCGACTGCTGTTGCTCTCGGAGTCGGCCCGGCATCCGGACGGCCTGGCGAACTCCTCGGGGCTGGTCGGCCGCTACTTCATGGACCACCTGTTCGCGGGCGCCGGCGGGGTGCTCGACGAGCCGACCCGGCAGAACCACGTCGGCTTTCTCACCAGCGAGTCCCACCAGTTCTACGACCGACCGGGGGCCGGCGCGTCCGGGACGGCCGGCTCGATTCCACCCGCCGACGGTGATCTGGGCCCCATCAAGCTGGAGTTCCTGAACTACGCCGGCCCCTCGCCCGTCGAGATGGCGCTCTCGGCCGAGGAGTGGGGCGACGACCTGCTGGGGACCCTCCGCGATTCGTACGGCACCCACGTCGCCATGGGCGGGCTGGTCGGACAGCTTCCGCGCGCGGAGAACCGGATCGAGCTCGACCCCTCGCGGACCGACGACCACGGCAACCCGGTGCCGAAGATACGCTGGTCGCTCGACGACCGAACGAGGCGGACGCTCGAACGGGCCAACGAGATCCAGCACGCCGTCCTGTCGGAACTCGGGGTCGACGTCCGGTGGACCGTCGGCCCCGACAGCACCGGTCCCGCGTTCCACCACATGGGGACGACGCGGATGGGAACCGACCCCGACGGGAGCGTGGTGACGCCGCGGCTCAGGACTCACGACCTGGAGAACTGCTG
- a CDS encoding gluconate 2-dehydrogenase subunit 3 family protein has protein sequence MQLSRRDALAALAAGGAAVAGGCAGLEWGDGEATEGRFTPAEREALVAVARTVYPSTVSGVPEFVETYCVGRVRDRPNHREGVADAVETLDEYAEAWRDARFADLDPAARDAHLREMAVDTADPVPDGDDPERVRHFLVNELLYALYTTPTGGELVGIENPQGFPGGTVSYRQPPTNGDAAADTGGGTDDTTGSDPGTRTPAGTDDA, from the coding sequence ATGCAGCTGAGCCGTCGTGACGCGCTCGCGGCGCTGGCCGCCGGTGGTGCGGCGGTCGCCGGGGGCTGTGCGGGGCTCGAGTGGGGAGACGGCGAGGCGACGGAGGGACGGTTCACGCCCGCGGAGCGGGAGGCGCTCGTGGCGGTCGCACGCACGGTCTACCCGAGTACGGTATCGGGGGTGCCCGAGTTCGTGGAGACGTACTGCGTCGGCAGGGTCCGGGACCGACCGAACCACCGCGAGGGCGTCGCCGACGCGGTCGAGACGCTGGACGAGTACGCCGAGGCGTGGCGCGACGCGCGCTTCGCCGACCTCGACCCGGCGGCCCGCGACGCCCACCTCCGAGAGATGGCCGTCGACACGGCCGACCCGGTTCCGGACGGCGACGACCCCGAACGCGTCCGGCACTTCCTCGTCAACGAACTGCTGTACGCGCTCTACACCACGCCGACCGGCGGCGAGCTCGTCGGTATCGAGAACCCGCAGGGGTTCCCCGGCGGGACGGTGAGCTACCGGCAACCGCCGACGAACGGGGACGCCGCCGCCGACACCGGCGGTGGGACCGACGACACGACCGGATCGGACCCCGGCACGAGGACGCCCGCGGGGACCGACGATGCGTGA